In the Paralichthys olivaceus isolate ysfri-2021 chromosome 15, ASM2471397v2, whole genome shotgun sequence genome, one interval contains:
- the fgl1b gene encoding fibrinogen like 1B, giving the protein MSALLLLALVLNTASSTHLTTRDSCGPEAAALKRSIKRLENSLLIRTWQVEHLQMHKYFRPFQPAVPDAGAETDTASGANHNGSATLNSSDTTLMKPPPPAGNIIVHDKDCSELFDRLRPPSGFYRIRPKSHQEPFLVYCDMEDGGGWTVFQRRRHGRVDFNRDWVDYKDGFGDFKLWNDEFWLGNEHMYSLLSDGKNLVKIDLMDWEGQRSYAFYENFRISDEADKYRLHYEQYSGQAGDALTGGGGVVEQWSACLSGMQFSTRDQDNDRYLQGSCAQENKAGWWFNRCHAANLNGKFYRSGKYKNQHDNGVVWGTWKGLWYSLRHTTMKVRPVVFLDVDGSGAGDI; this is encoded by the exons ATGTCAGCATTGCTGTTGTTGGCTCTGGTGTTGAACACGGCCTCTTCTACCCATTTAACA ACTCGAGACTCATGTGGGCCGGAGGCTGCAGCTCTTAAACGCAGCATAAAAAGGCTGGAGAATAGCCTCTTGATTCGGACTTGGCAGGTTGAGCATTTGCAGATGCACAAATATTTCCGTCCATTTCAACCTGCGGTGCCTGATGCTGGAGCTGAAACTGACACAGCCTCTGGTGCAAACCACAATGGCAGTGCGACGCTCAACAGCTCTGATACGACACTGATGAAaccacctcctccagcaggCAACATCATCGTACACGACAAGG ATTGTTCTGAGCTGTTTGACAGACTGAGACCCCCCAGTGGTTTCTACCGAATCAGACCCAAGTCACACCAGGAGCCTTTTCTGGTTTACTGTGACatggaggacggaggaggaTGGACAGTGTTTCAGAGACGCCGGCATGGAAGAGTTGACTTCAACAG AGACTGGGTGGACTACAAAGACGGCTTTGGTGACTTCAAACTGTGGAATGATGAGTTTTGGTTGGGGAACGAGCACATGTACTCTCTGCTCTCAGACG GTAAGAACCTGGTGAAGATAGATCTCATGGACTGGGAAGGACAGAGAAGTTATGCATTTTACGAGAACTTCAGGATCAGCGATGAGGCT GATAAGTATCGCCTCCATTATGAGCAGTACAGTGGCCAAGCTGGAGACGCTctgactggtggtggtggggtggtGGAGCAGTGGTCTGCTTGTCTCAGTGGTATGCAGTTCAGTACCAGGGATCAG GACAATGATCGCTACCTTCAGGGGAGCTGTGCCCAGGAGAACAAGGCAGGATGGTGGTTTAACAG ATGTCATGCAGCCAACCTAAATGGGAAGTTCTACCGCTCCGGGAAGTACAAGAACCAGCATGACAATGGCGTGGTGTGGGGGACATGGAAAGGTCTTTGGTATTCCCTTCGTCACACAACCATGAAGGTGCGGCCTGTGGTTTTCTTGGACGTCGACGGCAGCGGAGCAGGGGATATTTAA
- the LOC109628471 gene encoding thrombospondin type-1 domain-containing protein 1 codes for MPRAVNLLPVLLALTGYAFAGLSIWPSLHVALSNASVFVDFITKSNISTVRNTSLSLVNMETNTTIHTRTLPSNQWAGRVELDCSCFLSAGTFRFLLRQTSHTVVSHGNSTDVSSKESTSWWWSSELQVQWPTFHIAVERAGNHSGSFQVGISTNEHFQACSSGLDSALFLEVSYMEYNQIGRNSIDKVRARTRHPIKPLRSQSVELSCAFPFTERDFIQVALRSPHTAQEVKSSGPLYLSRIFSYKLLVENANAYKSGCKGTITVRLISPPCVHISGKVLLYNMMGLGPEEPSSPILAYNWLTQGENETEFNCSVFEPGRNKYCFRFVFNFSHSPSPAQTCLVVHRTAESWGPWQPWSVCSASCGEGVRERVRECLLPSRVGTMQCTGMVKEQSLCSLEDCVALPAPSPSLPTKPVGFATFGGNMVVVAGISLCLAVIITTIVVTVWRKLCHTPQCSSVRSGSMHSPGGRKLSDEASICGHSLQRPSLTEGHGPQGRMGVGAAQKERPFLGSAPLSQTQVIAFSQDPERLSPTGQKVLPPVFGYRLAQQQLKEMKKKGLKEATQLYHVSSSPVHDTLVETSASPTNSPIPTPTELVNSGLPSGLQDNANHHGFSIAASFAEPPPQIPRVTPDRMSPRVDLILGPAGSRSGGSSKWRDRTAHWVEMVERSGFAGHRGGGEDAGMGNFNHKNPNFRRTASFNDPKPQTPSSGQSRHFRERSMTQVGSRTLPEGSCLTKGGWERQPYHSYPIPEHGTPDWTKPGPQRNDQRKPWLETAAPSRNSEFKHTGTNTNSISASEKDSRGGVIGPAERQRSGGPVSGGKEGLSGFGGPAAGPAGSNGVNQLSIERAELNWNRRGPSPIQRNILARKLKEAQSCSGINGRQRSSTFSAPSSEQRIGRCHSLQMSGDYSSSGGSPYRLSEAEQRMLDLDLSSSFVGKEE; via the exons ATGCCACGGGCTGTCAATCTTCTGCCTGTCCTGCTGGCGCTCACGGGATACG CGTTCGCAGGGCTGAGTATCTGGCCCTCCCTCCACGTTGCCCTGAGCAACGCCAGTGTATTTGTAGACTTCATCACAAAATCCAACATCAGCACCGTCCGCAACACAAGCCTCTCACTTGTCAACATGGAAACCAACACCACCATTCACACCAGGACTCTCCCCAGCAACCAATGGGCGGGCAGGGTGGAGTTGGACTGctcctgcttcctgtctgcaggAACTTTCAGGTTCCTGCTCAGGCAGACCAGCCACACTGTTGTTTCTCATGGTAACAGCACAGATGTGAGTAGCAAGGAGAGCACCTCCTGGTGGTGGAGTTCAGAGCTGCAGGTGCAGTGGCCTACCTTTCACATTGCAGTGGAGAGGGCTGGAAACCACTCAGGATCTTTTCAG GTTGGAATATCCACTAATGAACATTTTCAGGCTTGTTCCAGTGGCCTCGACTCCGCTCTCTTCCTGGAGGTCAGCTACATGGAATACAACCAGATTGGGCGCAACAGCATTGACAAGGTCCGAGCCCGCACGCGACACCCAATCAAACCTCTCCGTTCCCAGAGCGTTGAGCTGTCCTGCGCCTTCCCGTTCACAGAGAGAGACTTCATACAAGTGGCTTTGAGGTCTCCTCATACAGCGCAGGAAGTGAAGAGCTCTGGGCCGCTTTATCTCTCACGCATCTTCTCCTATAAACTGCTGGTGGAAAACGCCAACGCTTACAAGAGCGGCTGTAAAGGGACAATAACTGTTAGACTCATAAGCCCACCGTGTGTTCACATCAGTGGGAAAGTGTTGCTGTATAATATGATGGGGCTCGGTCCAGAGGAGCCCTCCTCTCCTATACTGGCCTATAACTGGCTGACGCAGGGAGAGAATGAGACAGAGTTCAACTGCTCTGTGTTCGAACCAGGAAGGAATAAATACTGCTTCCGCTTTGTTTTCAACTTCAGCCACTCCCCTAGTCCAGCACAGACCTGCTTGGTGGTGCACAGGACTGCAG AGTCATGGGGACCCTGGCAGCCATGGAGTGTGTGCAGTGCGAGCTGTGGAGAGGGGGTGAGGGAAAGAGTGCGAGAGTGTTTGCTGCCCTCACGTGTGGGAACGATGCAGTGCACCGGCATGGTGAAGGAACAGTCCCTTTGCTCACTGGAGGACTGTGTTG CTTTGCCCGCTccttctccatccctccccaCTAAACCTGTTGGATTTGCAACCTTTGGTGGTAACATGGTCGTTGTGGCTGGTATCTCCCTCTGCCTGGCTGTGATTATCACTACCATTGTGGTGACGGTCTGGAGAAAGCTTTGCCACACCCCTCAGTGCAGCTCTGTCCGCAGTGGCTCCATGCATTCCCCTGGGGGCCGCAAGCTGTCGGATGAGGCCTCCATCTGTGGACACAGCCTCCAAAGACCCAGCCTCACTGAGGGCCACGGCCCACAAGGGAGAATGGGTGTGGGTGCAGCCCAGAAAGAGAGGCCTTTCTTGGGAAGTGCACCTCTGTCACAGACCCAGGTGATAGCGTTCTCACAGGACCCAGAAAGACTGTCTCCCACAGGTCAAAAGGTGTTGCCACCAGTATTTGG GTACCGCTtggctcagcagcagctgaaagaaatgaaaaagaagggGCTGAAGGAGGCTACCCAGCTGTACCATGTCTCTTCAAGCCCAGTCCATGACACCTTGGTGGAGACATCTGCTTCACCCACCAACTCCCCGATTCCTACACCAACTGAATTAGTTAATTCCGGCCTCCCATCAGGTCTCCAGGACAACGCCAACCACCACGGCTTTAGTATTGCTGCATCCTTCGCTGAGCCTCCGCCGCAGATTCCGAGGGTCACGCCTGACAGAATGAGCCCCAGAGTGGACCTAATCTTAGGTCCTGCTGGGTCTAGAAGTGGGGGCAGCTCAAAATGGCGTGACCGCACTGCCCACTGGGTGGAGATGGTGGAGAGAAGTGGGTTTGCaggccacagaggaggaggtgaagatgcAGGAATGGGAAACTTCAATCACAAGAATCCAAATTTCCGCCGCACCGCCAGTTTCAATGACCCCAAACCCCAGACTCCGTCCTCGGGACAGTCCAGACACTTCAGAGAACGGAGCATGACCCAG GTGGGATCTCGCACCCTGCCTGAAGGAAGTTGTTTGACCAAAGGAGGATGGGAGAGGCAGCCATACCACTCTTACCCCATTCCAGAGCATGGGACTCCAGACTGGACTAAACCTGGACCCCAGAGGAATGACCAGAGGAAGCCCTGGTTAGAGACAGCTGCTCCCTCTCGCAACAGTGaattcaaacacacagggaCCAACACAAACAGCATTTCAGCATCTGAGAAAGATAGTAGAGGAGGCGTCATTGGCCCTGCTGAGAGGCAAAGAAGTGGTGGGCCTgtaagtggagggaaagagggattGTCAGGGTTTGGGGGTCCGGCTGCCGGGCCTGCAGGTTCTAATGGAGTGAACCAGCTGAGTATAGAGCGGGCAGAGCTCAACTGGAACCGTCGTGGCCCATCGCCAATCCAGAGGAACATCCTGGCCCGTAAATTAAAGGAGGCTCAGTCCTGCTCAGGGATCAATGGTCGGCAGCGGAGCTCCACCTTTAGTGCACCGTCGTCCGAGCAGAGGATAGGTCGCTGCCACTCTCTGCAGATGTCTGGAGACTATAGCAGCAGTGGCGGGTCCCCCTACAGGCTGAGCGAAGCGGAGCAGAGGATGCTGGACCTTGATCTGTCATCATCGTTTGTAGGCAAGGAGGAGTAG
- the vps36 gene encoding vacuolar protein-sorting-associated protein 36, protein MDRFSWSNGLLEINETLVIQQRGVRLYDGDDKAKLDVGVALLSTHRLIWRDVKNHDCCIAMPLSQIIFFEEQAAGIGKSAKIVIHLHPTPANKEPGLYQHSKYSFIKLSFKEHGQIEFYRRLTEEMTQKRWENTPVSQPIPTGTGPQAGKTRAVGIVGIERKIEEKRKETDKNISEAFEDLSKLMVKAKEMVELSRSIANKIKDKQGDITEDETIRFKSYLLSMGIADPVTRETHGSGTHYHLQLAKQLGDMLQAPLEERGGMMALTEVYCLVNRARGMELLSPEDLVNACKMFESLKLPLRLRVFDSGVMVVQLQSHSEEEMIASALDNVSDKGSLTAEEFAKLLGLSVLLSKERLLLAEKMGHLCRDDSVEGLRFYPNLF, encoded by the exons ATGGACCGCTTTTCTTGGTCAAATGGGCTTTTGGAAATAAACGAAACGTTAGTGATCCAACAACGAGGTGTGAGACTGTATGACGGCGACGATAAG GCGAAGCTGGACGTTGGAGTTGCCTTGTTGAGCACCCACCGGTTGATCTGGAGGGATGTTAAAAATCAT GATTGCTGCATAGCCATGCCCCTTTCACAGATCATCTTCTTCGAGGAGCAGGCTGCAGGAATAGGGAAGAG TGCAAAAATAGTTATTCACCTGCATCCAACACCTGCCAACAAGGAGCCAGGTCTCTACCAACACAGCAAGTATTCCTTCATCAAGCTGTCCTTCAAAGAACATGGGCAGATTGAG TTTTACAGGAGGCTAACAGAAGAGATGACTCAGAAGAGATGGGAGAATACCCCAGTGTCACAACCCATCCCCACAGGAACGGGACCTCAG GCAGGAAAGACACGTGCGGTGGGGATTGTTGGCATCGAGAGGAAgatagaggagaagaggaaagaaacagacaaaaacatttcagag GCCTTTGAGGACCTCAGTAAGCTGATGGTGAAG GCCAAAGAGATGGTGGAGTTGTCCAGGTCTATAGCCAACAAGATTAAAGACAAGCAGGGAGACATAACAGAAGATGAG ACAATCCGGTTTAAGTCTTACCTTCTCAGCATGGGTATAGCTGACCCTGTCACCAGGGAAACACATGGATCGGGCACACATTACCACCTGCAGCTGGCTAAGCAACTGGGAGATATGCTACAAGCCCCTCTAGAG GAGCGTGGGGGGATGATGGCTCTCACTGAAGTGTACTGTCTGGTTAACCGTGCTAGAGGGATGGAg CTTTTATCTCCAGAGGATTTGGTCAACGCCTGCAAGATGTTTGAGTCGTTGAAGCTCCCTCTGAG GCTGCGTGTGTTTGACAGTGGTGTGATGGTGGTCCAGCTGCAGTCTCACAGCGAAGAGGAGATGATCGCCTCTGCACTGGACAAC GTGTCAGATAAAGGTTCGTTGACAGCGGAGGAGTTTGCTAAACTCTTGGGTCTCTCTGTTCTTCTATCTAAGGAACG GTTGCTGCTGGCTGAGAAGATGGGTCACCTGTGTAGAGACGACTCTGTCGAGGGGTTGAGATTCTACCCAAACCTCTTTTGA